The sequence below is a genomic window from Inquilinus sp. KBS0705.
GTAGGGTTATCCATGTGCCAGCAAAAGGTGTTGATTCCTCCTCTGTCGTATGCCTCGCGTACCAGTTTTTTTTGATATTTGAAAGGGATACCATTTATATCACGCACGCTATCATGCTCTATCTTAGCCAGGTCCCAGCCATACATTGCCGGGTACGATCCGGTTACGCTTTTCACGTCAGACCGCCCCTCTTCAAAGCACCAGTTTACCCCATAGGCAGTATCATCGTGGTGGCCAAATATGGCTCCGGCACCAACCAAACGCTGCATACTGTTAAACAGTTCGCGGGTTTCTTTGGTAGCCATTGGGTCGCTGGGGGCAAATAATTGTGCTTTAGCCGTGCCCGACAATAATAAAAAGGCTGCTATTGCAAAGCAGTAAATATTTTTCATATAGGTTAATCGTATTTGTACTCTGATTATTGGTATACGCACCTGCGTATAGTAGCAGCGGTCAATATACACTTTTCGGCAAAAAATGTTAACCGGTATAATTTTATCGGATACTTATTTCATGAGCCTGATTGCTTGTTTCAATCAATCTACAAGCCAATTATATGCGTAGATAGCCCGGGGGATATAGATAAGAGAACAATGTTATTACGTCTATTGGTTTAAGGGGTGTTACATTTGCAACATCATTGTATAACAGCATCCGTCTTTAATGTGTAATAATTAAAACAATTTGCTCACATACTTTATCTATATCTTACATTAGTTATACCTTTATCGCCATTAATGAATAACGCAAAAAGTACAACAAGGCCGGCACCTTCGCGCTTATCAAAGTTAAAAAGCAGCATTGCAGATTTTTTTTTAATGCTGCACCGCATCTATGCTTTTATACTGCGCTTTTTTAAAGAAGTTTTTTTACCGCCTTACGAGTTTAAAGAAGTTTTGCGCCAGTGTTACGAGGTGGGTGTTAAATCGTTCACCCTTATATCATTAACAGGTTTTATTGTAGGTGTCATATTCACAAAGCAAAGCCGCCCTTCGCTAACCGATTTTGGTGCGCAATCGTGGTTACCATCGCTGGTATCTATTGCTATTATGAAGGCATTAGCGCCACTTGTTACCGCGCTTATAGCGGCTGGTAAGGTAGGCTCCAGCATTGGCGCCGAATTAGGATCTATGCGGGTTACCGAGCAGATAGACGCCATGGAAGTTTCGGGCACAAAACCTTTTAAATTTTTGGTTTGTACGCGCGTTATAGCCACTACCATTACCATACCCTTATTAGCTACTTATACTGCTTTTATAGCGCTTTTAGGCGGCTATTTAAATGTTAGCCAAAACGAGGGCACCAGCTACGCCACCTTTATGCAGCAGGCTTTTGAGCCTTTAACGTTTATTGATTTTTGGGCATCGCTAACTAAAGCCGTAATGTTTGGTTTTACTATAGGAATTGTGGGCTGCTACCAGGGATATAATTCGACCAAAGGGACGGAAGGTGTGGGTAAAGCGGCTAATGGTGCGGTAGTTACTGCCATGTTTTTGGTGTTTATAGAAGAGGTATTAATTGTACAGATATTTGGCGCGTTTAGGTAAGATATGGAGAAGCAAAAGGTAGATATCGATAAAACCAACGAAGTAATTAAGATACGGGGACTTGAAAAATCCTTCGGTGATTACGACGTGCTAAGGGGTATTGACCTTGATCTTTACCAGGGCGAGAACCTGGTGGTGCTTGGGCGTTCGGGAACGGGTAAATCGGTACTAATAAAATTGATATCGGGTTTATTAAGCCCTGATAAAGGCACCGTCGAAGTTTTAGGTAACGATGTACCAAATATATCTGAAGAGGCTTTAGCCGAGTTGCGAATACGAATAGGTTTCTCATTTCAAAACAGCGCGCTTTATGATAGTATGACGGTGCGTAAAAACCTGGAGTTCCCGCTGGTACGCAACCGCAAGGGCATTACCCGTAAAGAAATAGATACTGCCGTTGAAACGGTACTTGAAGCAGTTGGCCTGTCGCAAACTATTAACCAAATGCCATCAGAGCTATCGGGCGGGCAGCGCAAACGTATTGGCATTGCCCGTACTTTAATACTGAACCCCGAAATAATGCTTTATGATGAGCCGACAGCCGGGTTAGACCCAATAACTTGCATAGAGATAAACGACCTGATAAACGAGGTACAGCAAAATTACCATACCTCGTCTATCATCATCACACATGACCTTACCTGCGCCAAACAAACCGGCGACCGTATAGCCATGCTGCTTGACGGGCAATTTCAGCGTATTGGCACGTTTGATGAGGTTTTTGACACAGACGATAAAAGGGTTAAACCTTTTTACGATTATAATTTTACAGCATAATATTATTACCCAATAAAATGGATAAAGAAGAAAATAGAAAATCGATAATAGTTGGCGTATTTGTACTGCTGGGTGTTGCCGTATTTATAATTGGCATACTCACCCTGGGCGGCCAGCAAAAAACATTTGTAAAAAGTATACAAATAAGCGCCATTTTTAATGATGTGGCGGGCCTAAAAAAGGGGAATAACGTATGGTTCTCGGGTGTTAAGGTAGGTACCATCAAAAATATACGCTTTACCAAATCGGCCCAGGTAGATGTGGATATGAATATAGATGCTGCTACTCAACCCTATATTCACCGCAATGCCGGTGTGCACATCAGTTCCGATGGTTTAATAGGTAATAAGATAATTGTGATTGACGGCGGAAGCCCGCAGGCACCCATTGTGCAAAGTGGCGATGTACTACAGTCAGAAAAGCTGCTTTCTACAGATGATATCATGAAGACCTTACAGCAAAACAACCAAAATTTATTAGCCATTACTACAGATTTTAAAACCCTTGGCCACAAAATACTGGAAGGCAAAGGAACTGTTGGCGCACTATTGGCCGACAGCAGTATGGCTATGCAGCTAAAGGCCGCCATGCGCAATTTACAGGCCGCTACCGAGAGTGCCTCTAAAATGGCTGTACAGCTAAACCAGTTTAGTAATAAAATGAACACTAAAGGTGGTTTGGCCGATAAATTACTGACCGATACCAGCGCATTTAACCGCATACAGGAATCAGTTACAAAGCTTAAAGAGGCGGCTAACAATGCATCTACCTTAACAGACAACCTTAACAAAGCCAGCAACAAGCTAAACAGCACCGATAATATTATGGGTATTTTATTAAACGACCCTAAAGGAGCGGCTAAAGTACAAAGCACCATTAATTATTTACAACAAAGCTCGGTTAAATTAAATGATGATTTAGAAGCTGTACAGCATAACTTTTTGCTAAGAGGGTTTTTCAAAAAGAAAGAAAAAGCCAAACAGGATAGCATAAAAAACGGCCTTAAATAAGCAGGTTTATAACATTTTAAAAGCGATGGGTGTAACTACCATCGCTTTTTTTATTTAACCAGTTTGGGTAACTGGCGTTTATCTAATGGCAAAGCCTCGTATTTTTTATAGCAATCGTTAAGGTAATCTAATAAATTAAATTTTTTACTGCTATATACCTCCGGCGTAGGCGTATAAAGGCTGATAAAGTTGTCCAGTTCAGCCCCGGTAAGGGGCACATAGCTGCCTATGTTTTTGGGTACAAATACACTGGCAATTTCATCCATGGTATCAAACTTCTTTAATAACTTTTCCAGCCTGGCTTTTTTCTTTTCGTCCTTTTTCCAATAGCGTAAGCGAATGGTTATACCTCCATCATACTCTTTAGTCCTGCTATTGCGGTGATATACCACCGGCTGGTTATGAAACTGGGGGTCGTAATAATTTTCAATGCCCTTGGTATCAGCATCTGTGGTGCGCACGGTAACTTCATTTAAAAAGTTCTGCTTCGGCTCTAAAAAAACCTCTTTTTCGCGCATATCAATCACTACAAGCGTATCGGTCTGGTAGGCAAAGTTTTTAAACACCAACAGATCGCCAATTTTAGCGCCAATGGTAAACATCCCTTTTTTATCAGCAAGCAGGCTTTGTTTAGTGTTCAGGTTCTCTATCAGCACATCGGCCAACGCAATTCGGGTCTTATTTTCAAAAACCCGGCCCTTTATACTGCTTTGAGCAAAGCATATAGTTGATGAGATTATAAATATTATAACAAGAAGATAACGCAGCATGATTAAAGCTATATAAAATACGCCATAAACATTGCTGCTTTAACTTAAATTAACATTTACCATTTTAATAAATAACAATAATACTTACCGGCTTTACGGTAAAAGAAAATTATTTAACTTGTTGTGTTATTAAACTTTTGTACTATTTTTGGGTAACCCCCGCTAATTAACGTTACTGACCCCCAACTTGAAAGAGCAGCTAACACATACCGAAGTTTCGCCACAGGGCTACTTACAGGCTAAGCACAGCTTGTATAACAGCTACGGTGGCATGCTGCTTGGTTATATCCTCGAAATTGTAAAGAGCCAAACTGTAGCCGAGCAATACCTTGTTGATTTGTTTGCTGATATAATGCCAGCTA
It includes:
- a CDS encoding ABC transporter permease produces the protein MNNAKSTTRPAPSRLSKLKSSIADFFLMLHRIYAFILRFFKEVFLPPYEFKEVLRQCYEVGVKSFTLISLTGFIVGVIFTKQSRPSLTDFGAQSWLPSLVSIAIMKALAPLVTALIAAGKVGSSIGAELGSMRVTEQIDAMEVSGTKPFKFLVCTRVIATTITIPLLATYTAFIALLGGYLNVSQNEGTSYATFMQQAFEPLTFIDFWASLTKAVMFGFTIGIVGCYQGYNSTKGTEGVGKAANGAVVTAMFLVFIEEVLIVQIFGAFR
- a CDS encoding ATP-binding cassette domain-containing protein, which translates into the protein MEKQKVDIDKTNEVIKIRGLEKSFGDYDVLRGIDLDLYQGENLVVLGRSGTGKSVLIKLISGLLSPDKGTVEVLGNDVPNISEEALAELRIRIGFSFQNSALYDSMTVRKNLEFPLVRNRKGITRKEIDTAVETVLEAVGLSQTINQMPSELSGGQRKRIGIARTLILNPEIMLYDEPTAGLDPITCIEINDLINEVQQNYHTSSIIITHDLTCAKQTGDRIAMLLDGQFQRIGTFDEVFDTDDKRVKPFYDYNFTA
- a CDS encoding MCE family protein; the protein is MDKEENRKSIIVGVFVLLGVAVFIIGILTLGGQQKTFVKSIQISAIFNDVAGLKKGNNVWFSGVKVGTIKNIRFTKSAQVDVDMNIDAATQPYIHRNAGVHISSDGLIGNKIIVIDGGSPQAPIVQSGDVLQSEKLLSTDDIMKTLQQNNQNLLAITTDFKTLGHKILEGKGTVGALLADSSMAMQLKAAMRNLQAATESASKMAVQLNQFSNKMNTKGGLADKLLTDTSAFNRIQESVTKLKEAANNASTLTDNLNKASNKLNSTDNIMGILLNDPKGAAKVQSTINYLQQSSVKLNDDLEAVQHNFLLRGFFKKKEKAKQDSIKNGLK